In Halorubrum sp. PV6, a single window of DNA contains:
- a CDS encoding CDC48 family AAA ATPase: MKLTVRPLKQKDAGRRLAAIDRVAADELGLSGGDIVRVEGANGAAIARVWPGYPEDDGSGVVRIDGRLRQEANVGIDDRVTVESVDVSRAESVTIAFPSQLRVRGQIAPFIRDKLSGQPVTEGQTIRTSMGFGLMGGQSQAVPMKVASTTPSGTVVITDDTEISISEVPAEELTERSAPGDGAGDGPDVAYEDIGGLDGELEQVREMIELPMRHPELFKRLGIDPPKGVLLHGPPGTGKTLIAKAVANEIDASFHTISGPEIMSKYYGESEEQLRDVFEEASEEAPSIIFMDELDSIAAKREEAGGDVERRVVAQLLSLMDGLEERGEVVVIGATNRVDAIDPALRRGGRFDREIEVGVPDRDGRKEILQVHTRNMPLVDEIDLDEYAENTHGFVGADLESLAKESAMHALRRIRPEIDLESDEIDADVLNSIQVTEDDFKQALKGIEPSALREVFVEVPDVSWDQVGGLEGTKERLRETIQWPLEYPEVFEELDMQAAKGVLMYGPPGTGKTLLAKAVANEAESNFISIKGPELLNKFVGESEKGVREVFSKARENAPTIVFFDEIDSIATERGKNSGDSGVGERVVSQLLTELDGLESLEDVVVIATTNRPDLIDSALLRPGRLDRHVHVPVPDEDARRKILEVHTREKPLADDVDLDAIARKTEGYVGADIEAVAREASMNASREFIGSVSREDVGESVGNVRVTMQHFEDALDEVNPSVTPETRERYEEIEKQFRTSEVDRRGDELGPAFQ; the protein is encoded by the coding sequence ATGAAACTCACCGTCAGACCGCTGAAACAGAAGGACGCCGGGCGTCGCCTCGCGGCGATAGACCGCGTCGCGGCCGACGAGCTCGGGCTCTCCGGCGGCGACATCGTCCGCGTCGAGGGCGCCAACGGGGCCGCCATCGCGCGCGTCTGGCCCGGCTACCCCGAGGACGACGGGAGCGGCGTCGTCCGCATCGACGGCCGGCTCCGCCAGGAGGCGAACGTCGGCATCGACGACCGCGTGACCGTCGAGTCCGTCGACGTCTCGCGGGCGGAGTCGGTGACGATCGCTTTCCCGAGCCAACTCCGCGTCCGCGGGCAGATCGCCCCGTTCATCCGCGACAAGCTCTCCGGACAGCCCGTGACCGAGGGGCAGACGATCCGCACCTCGATGGGCTTCGGCCTGATGGGCGGTCAGTCGCAGGCGGTCCCGATGAAGGTCGCCTCGACGACCCCGTCGGGAACGGTCGTCATCACCGACGACACCGAGATTTCCATCTCCGAGGTGCCCGCCGAGGAGCTGACCGAGCGGAGCGCCCCCGGCGACGGCGCGGGCGACGGGCCTGACGTGGCCTACGAGGACATCGGCGGGCTCGACGGCGAACTCGAACAGGTCCGCGAGATGATCGAGCTCCCGATGCGGCATCCGGAGCTGTTCAAGCGGCTCGGCATCGACCCGCCGAAGGGCGTGCTCCTCCACGGCCCGCCGGGCACGGGGAAGACGCTGATCGCGAAGGCCGTCGCCAACGAGATCGACGCGAGCTTCCACACCATCTCCGGCCCGGAGATCATGTCGAAGTACTACGGCGAGTCCGAAGAGCAGCTCCGTGACGTGTTCGAGGAGGCCTCGGAGGAGGCGCCCTCGATCATCTTCATGGACGAGCTGGACTCGATCGCGGCCAAACGCGAGGAGGCCGGCGGCGACGTGGAGCGCCGCGTCGTGGCCCAGCTGCTCTCGCTGATGGACGGGCTCGAAGAGCGCGGCGAGGTCGTCGTCATCGGCGCGACCAACCGCGTCGACGCCATCGACCCCGCGCTCCGGCGCGGCGGCCGGTTCGACCGCGAGATCGAAGTCGGCGTCCCCGACCGCGACGGTCGCAAGGAGATCCTGCAGGTCCACACGCGGAACATGCCGCTCGTCGACGAGATCGACTTAGACGAGTACGCGGAGAACACCCACGGCTTCGTGGGTGCGGACTTAGAGTCGCTGGCGAAGGAGTCGGCGATGCACGCGCTGCGGCGCATCCGCCCCGAGATCGACTTAGAGAGCGACGAGATCGACGCTGACGTGTTGAACTCGATCCAGGTCACCGAAGACGACTTCAAACAGGCGCTAAAGGGGATCGAACCCTCCGCGCTCCGCGAGGTGTTCGTCGAGGTACCCGACGTGAGCTGGGACCAGGTCGGCGGCCTGGAGGGGACGAAAGAGCGGCTCCGCGAGACGATCCAGTGGCCCCTCGAGTACCCCGAGGTGTTCGAGGAGCTCGACATGCAGGCCGCCAAGGGCGTCCTCATGTACGGCCCGCCGGGCACGGGGAAGACGCTGCTCGCGAAGGCCGTCGCCAACGAGGCGGAGTCGAACTTCATCTCGATCAAGGGGCCGGAGCTGCTGAACAAGTTCGTGGGCGAGTCCGAGAAGGGCGTCCGCGAGGTGTTCAGTAAGGCCCGCGAGAACGCGCCGACGATCGTGTTCTTCGACGAGATAGATTCGATCGCCACCGAGCGCGGGAAGAACTCCGGCGACTCCGGCGTCGGCGAACGTGTCGTCTCCCAGCTGCTGACCGAGCTCGACGGGCTCGAATCGCTGGAGGACGTGGTCGTCATCGCGACGACGAACCGGCCGGACCTGATCGACTCGGCGCTGCTCCGCCCCGGCCGGCTCGACCGGCATGTCCACGTGCCCGTGCCGGACGAGGACGCGCGCCGGAAGATCCTGGAGGTGCACACGCGCGAGAAGCCGCTGGCGGACGACGTCGACCTCGACGCGATCGCCCGGAAGACCGAGGGCTACGTCGGCGCCGACATCGAGGCCGTCGCTCGCGAGGCATCGATGAACGCCTCGCGGGAGTTCATCGGCAGCGTCTCGCGAGAGGACGTGGGCGAGTCCGTCGGGAACGTCCGCGTGACGATGCAGCACTTCGAGGACGCCTTAGACGAGGTGAACCCGAGCGTCACTCCCGAGACGCGCGAGCGCTACGAGGAGATCGAAAAGCAGTTCCGGACGTCAGAGGTCGATCGTCGGGGCGACGAGCTCGGCCCCGCCTTCCAGTAG
- a CDS encoding Hsp20/alpha crystallin family protein encodes MDIQQTRSTGDEVLFRRYEYEDGWVVAADLGADTENVSVDTVGTTAIVVIEGDGDPVESEFELPGAADSVAVENGVVTVEGSR; translated from the coding sequence ATGGATATACAACAGACCCGTTCGACCGGCGATGAGGTGCTGTTTCGCCGGTACGAGTACGAGGACGGCTGGGTCGTCGCTGCCGATCTGGGTGCGGACACGGAGAACGTCTCCGTCGACACCGTCGGTACCACCGCTATCGTCGTGATCGAAGGGGACGGCGACCCCGTCGAGTCGGAGTTCGAACTGCCGGGCGCGGCCGACTCGGTCGCCGTCGAGAACGGCGTGGTCACCGTGGAGGGGAGCCGATGA
- a CDS encoding alpha/beta fold hydrolase — translation MKRVTHHDRDTAYRFSDRGGDGPTICFVHGSGGSKDVWKAQARLSDQCPVVTLDLSGHGDSDDVDTPAGPETLDAYADDVAAVAAETGATVLCGNSLGGAVALWVAVARDLPLDGLVLAGTGAKLAVADALREALASDFGRAVEMLHQPDRLFHDAPSEYVALSRAGMRDCGRAVTERDFETCHTFDVRDRLDDIAVPSLAVVGEHDALTPVEYHDYLADRIPDCERAVIEGAAHLAMLEQPAAFNAALTAFCSRLASETN, via the coding sequence ATGAAGCGGGTCACCCACCACGACCGCGACACGGCCTATCGGTTTTCCGACCGCGGCGGCGACGGACCGACGATCTGTTTCGTGCACGGGAGCGGCGGGAGCAAAGACGTCTGGAAGGCGCAAGCGCGCTTGAGCGACCAGTGTCCGGTAGTCACGCTCGATCTGTCGGGACACGGCGACAGCGACGACGTCGACACGCCCGCCGGCCCCGAGACGCTCGACGCGTACGCGGACGACGTGGCCGCCGTGGCAGCGGAAACGGGCGCGACCGTCCTCTGTGGCAACTCGCTGGGCGGCGCCGTCGCCCTGTGGGTCGCCGTGGCGCGTGACCTCCCGCTCGACGGCCTCGTTCTCGCCGGGACGGGAGCGAAACTCGCCGTCGCGGACGCGCTCCGCGAGGCGCTCGCCTCCGACTTCGGCCGCGCGGTCGAGATGCTCCACCAGCCGGACCGGCTGTTCCACGACGCGCCGTCGGAGTACGTCGCCCTGTCGCGCGCCGGGATGCGCGACTGCGGACGAGCGGTCACCGAACGCGACTTCGAGACGTGTCACACCTTCGATGTTCGCGACCGGCTCGACGATATCGCGGTCCCGTCGCTCGCGGTCGTGGGCGAACACGACGCGCTCACGCCCGTGGAGTATCACGACTACCTCGCCGACCGGATCCCCGACTGCGAGCGCGCGGTGATCGAAGGCGCCGCACACCTCGCGATGCTCGAACAGCCGGCCGCGTTCAACGCGGCGCTGACGGCGTTCTGCTCGCGGCTGGCGTCAGAGACGAACTAG
- a CDS encoding Hsp20/alpha crystallin family protein — protein MSALRDALRDLPDAVFADLLESDEGYVLVVDLPGATAETTEVLAEDGRIVIEGRREKSIPEGFSYVREDRPLFLDAELPLPSDADGSDADAEIDRGVLEVTIPKRTESTSRTIPVDKAGDDGTETGGDGPDETDESGDA, from the coding sequence ATGTCAGCGTTACGCGATGCGCTCCGAGACCTCCCGGACGCGGTGTTTGCGGATCTGCTCGAATCCGACGAGGGCTACGTCCTCGTCGTCGACCTCCCCGGTGCCACCGCCGAGACCACCGAGGTCCTCGCGGAGGACGGCCGCATCGTCATCGAGGGACGCCGCGAGAAGTCGATCCCCGAGGGGTTCAGTTACGTGCGCGAGGACCGACCGCTGTTCCTCGACGCGGAACTCCCGCTCCCGAGCGACGCGGACGGGAGCGATGCCGACGCCGAGATCGACCGCGGGGTCCTCGAAGTGACGATCCCCAAGCGAACCGAAAGCACCTCCCGAACGATCCCGGTCGACAAGGCCGGCGACGACGGCACCGAGACCGGCGGCGACGGTCCCGACGAGACCGACGAGTCCGGCGACGCCTGA
- a CDS encoding AarF/ABC1/UbiB kinase family protein — protein MVTLVNFRAYWRFVVVMRQFSPLIVAYWRDRKRYFLFGRGRDVDAETQRERAAVLLDILLTLGPTFIKLGQILSTRPDILPPAYIEVLEGLQDDVPPASWEESQTVIEEDLGPVDEIFDEFDREPISGASLGQVYTARYEGTDVAVKIRRPGIESLVEADLRTIRWSIPLVRQFTGSGRAFSLENLADEFAKTIREEMDYARERRMLEEIRDNFAAEDRIRIPTAFEAVSGPRVLTMEYIPGTKISDVDALDDAGIDRTRIAGTLQDVYLQMIIDDGVFHADPHPGNLAVDEDGRVIFYDFGMAGRVDPFIQEKIVDFYVAVARQDIDGILDTLIAMGTLSPDADREVMGNVMELAIADASGEDIEQYQVNQIIEQVESTIYEFPLRLPPNLALVLRVATVVEGVCVTLDPEFDFISTATDYLRDEGYYEQTARDLAEDAGRQAQRTAEALFTVPPKADEFLQRANRGDLHVDVTIDDGSKVLDKLAMRIAYSVLLAVGVLSSTILYSFAQSWRLAAVVLLLAAPLAVALYRSFRKNRGLRATPQFTRQGMKKRRED, from the coding sequence GTGGTTACGCTGGTCAACTTCCGCGCATACTGGCGGTTCGTCGTGGTCATGCGGCAGTTCTCGCCGCTGATCGTCGCCTACTGGCGAGACCGCAAGCGGTACTTCCTGTTCGGCCGCGGTCGCGACGTCGACGCCGAGACCCAGCGCGAGCGCGCCGCCGTCCTCCTCGACATCCTGCTCACGCTCGGACCCACCTTCATCAAGCTCGGGCAGATCCTCTCGACGCGACCGGACATCCTCCCGCCGGCGTACATCGAGGTGTTGGAGGGCCTCCAAGACGACGTGCCGCCGGCCTCGTGGGAGGAGTCGCAGACGGTCATCGAGGAGGACCTCGGGCCGGTCGACGAGATTTTCGACGAGTTCGACAGAGAGCCGATAAGCGGCGCGAGCCTCGGGCAGGTGTACACCGCGCGCTACGAGGGCACCGACGTGGCGGTGAAGATCCGTCGGCCGGGGATCGAGTCGCTGGTCGAGGCCGACCTCCGGACGATCCGCTGGTCGATCCCGCTCGTCCGGCAGTTCACCGGCAGCGGGCGGGCGTTCTCGCTCGAAAACCTCGCCGACGAGTTCGCGAAGACGATCCGCGAGGAGATGGACTACGCCCGCGAGCGCCGGATGCTCGAAGAGATCCGCGACAACTTCGCGGCGGAAGACCGGATCCGGATTCCGACCGCCTTCGAGGCGGTGTCCGGCCCGCGCGTGCTCACGATGGAGTACATCCCCGGAACCAAGATCAGCGACGTCGACGCCCTCGACGACGCGGGGATCGATCGGACCCGGATCGCCGGGACGCTCCAGGACGTGTACCTGCAGATGATCATCGACGACGGCGTGTTCCACGCCGACCCGCACCCCGGAAACCTCGCGGTCGACGAGGACGGGCGGGTGATATTCTACGACTTCGGGATGGCGGGCCGGGTCGACCCGTTCATCCAGGAGAAGATCGTCGACTTCTACGTCGCGGTCGCCCGGCAGGACATCGACGGCATCCTCGACACGCTGATCGCGATGGGAACCCTCTCGCCGGACGCCGACCGGGAGGTGATGGGGAACGTGATGGAGCTGGCCATCGCCGACGCCAGCGGCGAGGACATCGAGCAGTACCAGGTGAACCAGATCATCGAGCAGGTGGAGTCGACCATCTACGAGTTCCCGCTCCGGCTCCCGCCGAACCTCGCGCTGGTGTTGCGCGTCGCCACCGTCGTCGAGGGGGTCTGTGTCACCTTAGACCCCGAGTTCGACTTCATCTCGACCGCGACGGACTACCTCAGAGACGAGGGGTACTACGAGCAGACCGCGCGCGACCTGGCCGAGGACGCCGGGAGGCAGGCGCAGCGAACCGCGGAAGCGCTGTTCACGGTCCCGCCGAAGGCCGATGAGTTCCTCCAGCGGGCGAACCGCGGCGACCTCCACGTCGACGTGACGATCGACGACGGCTCGAAGGTCCTCGACAAACTCGCGATGCGGATCGCCTACTCGGTGCTGCTCGCGGTCGGGGTGCTCTCCTCGACGATCCTCTACTCGTTCGCGCAGTCGTGGCGGCTCGCGGCGGTCGTCCTCCTCCTCGCCGCGCCGCTCGCCGTGGCGCTCTACCGGTCGTTCCGGAAGAACCGCGGGCTCCGCGCGACCCCGCAGTTCACCAGACAGGGGATGAAAAAGCGGCGCGAGGACTGA
- a CDS encoding FkbM family methyltransferase, whose amino-acid sequence MISLPNRIERAGFRLRYRLADLTYAVGIATPKRGVAGTYWSYEPTDPHGDDPGLAALEALPADATIVDAGAHVGEHAIPLALDTDRHVIAFEPNGESADRLARNARRNGLRVTGGDPASGGGSADAIDLRRAGLGDATATLSFYRSTFSKLSAFDRDRATRWGAEVAAVESVPILRLDDIVRGSDGEDDATGKHAAGDDIADAVPPPDAIKVDVEGHEAAVLRGAAQTIATYRPLLVIEVHDEAGDRDGDTQSGGESPRPSERDLHEWLVERGYTVEPAEDVWICRG is encoded by the coding sequence ATGATCTCGCTCCCCAATCGGATCGAACGGGCCGGGTTCCGCCTGCGCTATCGGCTCGCGGATCTGACGTACGCCGTCGGGATCGCAACGCCCAAACGCGGCGTCGCCGGGACGTACTGGAGCTACGAGCCGACCGATCCCCACGGGGACGATCCGGGGCTCGCCGCCCTCGAAGCGCTCCCGGCCGACGCGACGATCGTCGACGCCGGGGCGCACGTCGGCGAACACGCCATCCCGCTCGCGCTCGACACCGACCGGCACGTGATCGCCTTCGAGCCGAACGGCGAGAGCGCCGACCGACTCGCCCGCAACGCGCGGCGGAACGGCCTGAGAGTGACCGGCGGCGACCCCGCATCCGGCGGCGGCTCCGCCGACGCGATCGACCTCAGACGCGCCGGACTCGGCGACGCGACGGCGACGCTCTCGTTTTACCGGTCGACGTTCTCGAAGCTCTCGGCGTTCGACCGCGACCGCGCGACCCGATGGGGCGCCGAGGTCGCCGCCGTGGAGTCGGTGCCGATACTGCGACTCGACGACATCGTCCGAGGGAGCGACGGCGAGGACGACGCGACGGGGAAGCACGCGGCGGGCGACGACATCGCGGACGCCGTCCCGCCTCCCGACGCGATCAAGGTCGATGTCGAGGGCCACGAGGCGGCCGTCCTCCGGGGCGCAGCACAGACGATCGCGACGTACCGTCCGCTGCTGGTCATCGAGGTACACGACGAGGCCGGTGATCGCGACGGCGACACGCAGTCGGGAGGTGAGAGCCCACGGCCGAGCGAACGCGACCTCCACGAGTGGCTCGTCGAGCGCGGGTACACCGTCGAACCGGCCGAAGACGTCTGGATCTGTCGCGGGTGA
- a CDS encoding site-2 protease family protein, with translation MPTHEGGEPSCGPDVPRPEPLRTFFRVDEIRRDGDHVRYVGESYIPERTLSRKLIPKFREAGYDVDVEAVEGGHVVVATPFTQGRSGIPWVNVLMFAATVISTLFVGAYGWYYIGWETITANPLTLLRAWPFTAAVLGVLMTHELGHYVAGRYHGVDVSLPYVIPFVVPFGTLGAIIRMRGRMPSRKALFDIGVAGPIAGLVATVVVTAIGLSLDPIRIPAEVTSTSGTMIRFNNPPLLGLIADLLGQPTTYDDPGLTAHPVVIGGWVGMFFTLLNLLPVGQLDGGHMVRAMLGPRQETVAALVPGALLSIAAYLYFWRGFGIDQSVGLWTFWGVFSLVIAFNGPANPVDEERVGWARVAVGLATFAVGALCFLLVPIEVVSA, from the coding sequence ATGCCAACACACGAGGGCGGGGAGCCGTCGTGCGGCCCCGACGTCCCGCGTCCGGAGCCGCTCCGGACGTTTTTCCGGGTCGACGAGATCCGACGAGACGGCGACCACGTCAGGTACGTCGGCGAGTCGTACATCCCGGAGCGTACGCTGTCGCGAAAGCTGATCCCGAAGTTCCGCGAGGCCGGCTACGACGTCGACGTGGAGGCGGTCGAGGGCGGCCACGTCGTCGTTGCGACCCCGTTTACCCAGGGGCGATCTGGAATCCCGTGGGTCAACGTCCTCATGTTCGCGGCGACGGTCATCTCTACGCTGTTCGTGGGTGCGTACGGCTGGTACTACATCGGGTGGGAGACGATCACCGCGAACCCGTTGACGCTGCTGCGGGCGTGGCCGTTCACGGCCGCCGTCCTCGGCGTGCTGATGACACACGAACTCGGCCACTACGTCGCCGGCCGGTACCACGGCGTCGACGTCTCGCTCCCCTACGTCATCCCGTTCGTCGTCCCCTTCGGGACGCTCGGCGCGATCATCCGCATGCGCGGCCGAATGCCCTCGCGAAAGGCCCTGTTCGACATCGGCGTCGCCGGGCCCATCGCCGGACTGGTCGCGACGGTCGTCGTCACGGCCATCGGCCTCTCGCTCGACCCGATTCGGATCCCGGCCGAGGTCACGAGCACGTCCGGGACGATGATCCGCTTCAACAACCCACCGCTCCTGGGGCTCATCGCCGACCTCCTCGGGCAACCGACGACGTACGACGATCCGGGACTCACCGCACACCCGGTGGTGATCGGCGGCTGGGTCGGGATGTTCTTCACTCTCCTCAACCTGCTGCCGGTCGGCCAACTCGACGGGGGCCACATGGTCCGCGCGATGCTCGGCCCGCGACAGGAGACCGTCGCGGCGCTGGTCCCCGGCGCCCTGCTGTCGATCGCCGCGTACCTCTACTTCTGGCGCGGGTTCGGCATCGACCAGTCGGTCGGGCTGTGGACGTTCTGGGGCGTGTTCTCGCTCGTGATCGCCTTCAACGGCCCCGCGAACCCCGTCGACGAGGAGCGAGTCGGGTGGGCGCGCGTCGCGGTCGGGCTCGCGACGTTCGCCGTCGGGGCCCTCTGTTTCCTCCTCGTTCCGATCGAAGTCGTCAGCGCCTGA
- a CDS encoding molybdopterin synthase, whose amino-acid sequence MQPISIVGPGAADLAGSLADRLDGRVAVVDAAEPEATDGGVGVRDENSEPGTTPDASAHTAIALDGDGSWTGRGRVDGLDDLLDGLAPDHEYLIALGQSRLRVPTVLLGEDLKESAVPGPVIAAADAPAAVDVEALLAEIDAAEPWITRETLVDRMTDGADADRAGAIATFTGRVRARDAPDDDRTTHLAFEKYEGVAAERMDVIAAELTDRAGVFDVRMHHRTGVIEAGEDIVFVTVLAGHRREAFRAVEDGIDRLKDEVPIFKKETTEAAEFWVHRQE is encoded by the coding sequence ATGCAACCGATATCGATCGTCGGTCCGGGAGCCGCCGACCTCGCCGGGTCGCTCGCGGACCGCCTCGACGGGCGGGTGGCCGTCGTCGACGCCGCCGAACCGGAGGCGACCGACGGCGGGGTCGGCGTTCGCGACGAGAACTCGGAGCCCGGCACGACGCCCGACGCGAGCGCACACACGGCGATCGCTCTCGACGGGGACGGCTCGTGGACGGGGCGCGGACGCGTCGACGGCCTCGACGACCTCCTCGACGGCCTCGCACCCGACCACGAGTACCTCATCGCACTCGGCCAGTCCCGCCTCCGCGTCCCGACGGTCCTGCTCGGAGAGGACCTAAAAGAATCGGCCGTCCCCGGTCCGGTCATCGCCGCCGCCGACGCGCCCGCCGCGGTCGACGTCGAGGCGCTCCTCGCGGAGATAGACGCCGCGGAGCCGTGGATCACCCGCGAGACGCTCGTCGATCGGATGACGGACGGCGCGGACGCGGACCGCGCCGGCGCCATCGCGACGTTCACCGGACGTGTCCGGGCGCGCGACGCGCCCGACGACGACCGCACCACGCATCTCGCGTTCGAGAAGTACGAGGGGGTCGCCGCGGAGCGGATGGACGTCATCGCGGCCGAACTCACCGACCGAGCGGGCGTGTTCGACGTTCGGATGCACCACCGGACGGGGGTGATCGAGGCGGGCGAAGACATCGTGTTCGTCACCGTCCTCGCCGGACACCGCCGCGAGGCGTTCCGAGCCGTGGAAGACGGGATCGACCGGTTAAAAGACGAGGTGCCGATATTCAAAAAAGAGACCACAGAGGCGGCGGAGTTCTGGGTCCACCGGCAAGAGTAG
- the pyrH gene encoding UMP kinase, with the protein MRVVVSIGGSVLAPDLDPGRVAAYAEAIERLTADGCEVGVVVGGGGVAREYIETARELGANEVELDQLGIGTTRLNARLLIAALEGQANISPATDYDGAAAALRRGEVAVMGGVTPGQTTDAVAAAFAESVDADLLVYATSADGVYDADPNADPSATQFESMSPAELVDIVLPMSRDAGASAPVDLLAAKLIDRAGIRSLVLDGTEPSAVVDAVLRGDHTGTDVVPTGSDEPTDWAEASDA; encoded by the coding sequence ATGAGAGTCGTCGTTTCTATCGGCGGGAGCGTGCTCGCGCCCGATCTGGACCCCGGCAGGGTGGCCGCGTACGCCGAGGCGATCGAGCGACTCACCGCCGACGGCTGTGAGGTCGGTGTCGTCGTCGGCGGTGGCGGCGTCGCCCGCGAGTATATCGAGACGGCCCGCGAGTTGGGGGCAAACGAGGTCGAACTCGACCAGCTCGGGATCGGGACCACCCGACTCAACGCCCGCCTCCTCATCGCCGCGCTCGAGGGGCAGGCGAACATCTCGCCGGCGACGGACTACGACGGAGCGGCCGCCGCGCTCCGGCGCGGCGAGGTGGCGGTGATGGGGGGTGTAACCCCCGGACAGACCACCGACGCGGTCGCCGCCGCCTTCGCGGAGTCCGTGGACGCGGATCTGCTCGTGTACGCGACGAGCGCGGACGGCGTGTACGACGCGGACCCCAACGCCGACCCGAGCGCGACCCAGTTCGAGTCGATGTCGCCGGCGGAGCTCGTCGACATCGTCCTCCCGATGAGCCGGGACGCCGGCGCCTCCGCGCCGGTCGACCTGCTCGCGGCGAAGCTGATCGACCGGGCGGGGATCCGTTCCCTCGTCCTCGACGGCACGGAGCCGAGCGCCGTCGTCGACGCGGTCCTCCGCGGCGACCACACGGGGACCGACGTGGTGCCGACCGGAAGCGACGAGCCGACCGACTGGGCGGAGGCGAGCGACGCATGA
- the lysS gene encoding lysine--tRNA ligase, which translates to MSADDATDAGETTDAARDDSPHILSERAGDRGAPDPDEERGGDGGERFRAFWADVVADEIEARDPDEPIVIKGGVSPSGVAHLGNFNEIMRGYFVAAVLRDRGHEVRQVFTSDDKDPLRKIPRKLANADGEIVGLGEVDAGALGRNLGKPYTAIPDPFGERESYAAHFAALLKADADRLSIPVEMVSNTELYADGDFDEVTRTVLSDLDGVREVLSQYQDKVDGDYVPFNPVCAECGKITETVTSVDPDSETVEYVCTDMEVGDESIDGCGHEGTATFREGKLPWRLEWPGQWDVLGVDFEPFGKDHAEGSWPSGVDIARNVFGTEPPVPMVYEWFTLNGEPLSSSAGNIVTVPELLELLEPAVLRYFFALHPKKARDLDIERLDQLVDRFDRFERAYFGEVDDEELTAFAERAYPFVVGRADDPPAEKPVRLPYTFAAVLGMVDDPAFREQLARDEGHIPADASAATVDAALARVEKARNWAERTGNEYDYRLQTDLPDADFDESVAAALDNLADFVAAGHDGEAIQSAMYETAREHDVEVSDFFAAGYRLFFDDTQGPRLGEFLGELEREYVVARLRREA; encoded by the coding sequence ATGAGCGCCGACGACGCGACCGACGCCGGCGAGACGACCGACGCCGCGCGCGACGACTCCCCGCACATTCTCTCCGAGAGGGCGGGCGACCGCGGCGCACCGGATCCCGACGAGGAGCGCGGCGGAGACGGCGGCGAGCGGTTCCGAGCCTTCTGGGCCGACGTGGTGGCCGACGAGATCGAGGCGCGCGACCCCGACGAACCGATCGTGATCAAAGGCGGCGTCTCCCCGTCGGGCGTCGCGCACCTCGGGAACTTCAACGAGATCATGCGCGGCTACTTCGTCGCTGCGGTGCTTCGCGACCGGGGCCACGAGGTCCGGCAGGTGTTCACCTCCGACGACAAGGACCCGCTCCGCAAGATCCCGCGAAAGCTGGCGAACGCCGACGGGGAGATCGTCGGACTCGGCGAGGTGGACGCGGGCGCGCTCGGCCGCAACCTTGGGAAGCCGTACACCGCGATCCCGGATCCGTTCGGCGAGCGCGAGTCGTACGCCGCCCACTTCGCCGCCCTCCTCAAGGCCGACGCCGACCGGCTGTCGATTCCGGTCGAGATGGTCTCGAACACGGAGCTGTACGCCGACGGAGACTTCGACGAGGTGACCCGAACGGTCCTCTCAGATCTCGACGGCGTTCGGGAGGTGCTCTCACAGTACCAGGACAAGGTCGACGGCGACTACGTCCCCTTCAACCCGGTGTGTGCCGAGTGCGGGAAGATCACGGAGACGGTCACGAGCGTCGACCCCGACAGCGAGACCGTCGAGTACGTCTGCACCGACATGGAGGTCGGCGACGAGTCGATCGACGGGTGCGGCCACGAGGGGACCGCGACCTTCCGCGAGGGGAAGCTCCCGTGGCGGCTGGAGTGGCCGGGCCAGTGGGACGTGCTCGGCGTCGACTTCGAGCCGTTTGGAAAAGACCACGCCGAGGGGTCGTGGCCCTCCGGCGTCGACATCGCGCGAAACGTCTTCGGGACCGAGCCGCCGGTGCCGATGGTGTACGAGTGGTTCACGCTCAACGGGGAGCCGCTCTCGTCGTCGGCCGGCAACATCGTCACCGTCCCCGAGCTGCTCGAACTGCTCGAACCCGCGGTGCTTCGGTACTTCTTCGCGCTCCACCCGAAGAAGGCCCGCGACCTGGACATCGAGCGGCTCGACCAGCTCGTCGACCGCTTCGACCGCTTCGAGCGCGCCTACTTCGGCGAGGTCGACGACGAGGAGCTGACCGCCTTCGCCGAGCGCGCGTACCCGTTCGTCGTCGGGCGTGCCGACGACCCGCCGGCGGAGAAGCCCGTCCGGCTCCCGTACACCTTCGCGGCCGTCCTCGGGATGGTCGACGACCCCGCGTTCCGGGAACAGCTCGCGCGCGACGAGGGGCACATCCCCGCGGACGCCTCGGCCGCGACCGTCGACGCCGCGCTGGCCCGCGTCGAGAAGGCGCGCAACTGGGCGGAACGCACCGGCAACGAGTACGACTATCGGCTCCAGACCGACCTGCCGGACGCCGACTTCGACGAGTCGGTCGCGGCCGCCCTCGACAACCTCGCCGACTTCGTCGCCGCCGGCCACGACGGCGAGGCGATCCAGTCGGCGATGTACGAGACCGCGCGCGAACACGACGTGGAGGTGAGCGACTTCTTCGCCGCCGGCTACCGCCTCTTCTTCGACGACACGCAGGGGCCCCGGCTCGGCGAGTTCCTCGGCGAACTGGAACGCGAGTACGTCGTGGCGCGGCTCCGCCGGGAGGCGTAG